In Tiliqua scincoides isolate rTilSci1 chromosome 1, rTilSci1.hap2, whole genome shotgun sequence, the following are encoded in one genomic region:
- the TMEM151B gene encoding transmembrane protein 151B, whose product MSPPSSAAAASSSERGSSASVPQEEAEGAREEQRPVKQSLSKSLCRESHWKCLVLSLLMYGCMGAMTWCHVTKVTRLTFDSAYKVKSMMYHDSPCSNGYVYIPLAFLVMLYVVYLVECWHCYTRNELQYRVDVESVHERVQRMQQATPCIWWKAISYHYVRRTRQVTRYRNGDAYTTTQVYHERVNTHVAEAEFDYSNCGVKDISKDLIDLENFPATRLRFTKCFSFANVESENSYLTQRARFFTENEGLDDYMEAREGMHLKNVDFKEYMVAFSDPDNLPWYVSHCVFWVAALLTLSWPLRVLNEYRTSYVHYHVEKLFGFDYVAVTPAEERPFCRRMPRVNTVDSTELEWHIRSNQQLVPSYSEAVLMDLVGLSSCTTYSTCRYGSYRQNCEQCHRTISSSSIFSRSALSICNGSPRIPFSSSRFSLGRLYGSRRSCLWQSRSGSLNEQSCPTEQTRLSSQVTVEEEDPPPYQDALYFPVLIVHRNEGCLNHDHRHLHRNGSCVETSL is encoded by the coding sequence CAGCGTCCAGTAAAGCAGTCCCTCAGCAAGTCGCTGTGTAGAGAGTCACACTGGAAATGCTTGGTGCTCTCCCTCCTCATGTATGGCTGCATGGGAGCCATGACCTGGTGCCATGTGACCAAGGTGACCCGGCTGACCTTTGATAGCGCCTACAAGGTAAAGTCCATGATGTACCATGACAGTCCTTGCTCTAATGGCTATGTCTACATCCCACTTGCTTTTTTGGTGATGCTTTATGTCGTCTACCTGGTGGAGTGCTGGCACTGCTACACACGCAATGAACTGCAGTACCGAGTGGATGTGGAGAGTGTGCACGAGCGTGTCCAGAGGATGCAACAGGCCACACCATGCATCTGGTGGAAAGCCATCAGCTACCATTATGTCAGGAGAACTCGCCAGGTCACCCGCTACCGCAACGGGGATGCTTACACCACCACCCAAGTGTATCATGAGAGAGTCAACACCCATGTGGCAGAAGCAGAGTTTGATTATTCCAATTGTGGGGTGAAAGATATATCAAAGgatctgattgacctggagaacTTCCCAGCCACTCGGCTACGCTTCACCAAGTGCTTCAGTTTTGCCAATGTGGAGTCTGAGAACTCCTATCTGACCCAGCGGGCCCGTTTCTTCACAGAGAATGAGGGTTTGGATGACTATATGGAAGCAAGAGAAGGCATGCATCTCAAGAATGTGGACTTCAAGGAATATATGGTAGCCTTCTCAGACCCAGATAACCTACCTTGGTATGTCTCCCACTGTGTCTTCTGGGTGGCTGCGCTCTTGACTTTATCCTGGCCCTTGCGGGTCTTGAATGAGTACCGCACTTCCTATGTCCACTACCATGTGGAGAAACTCTTTGGGTTTGATTACGTGGCAGTAACGCCGGCAGAGGAACGCCCTTTCTGCCGGAGGATGCCCCGGGTCAATACAGTGGACAGTACAGAGCTAGAATGGCACATCCGGTCCAACCAGCAGCTGGTGCCCAGCTACTCAGAGGCTGTCCTCATGGACTTGGTGGGGCTGTCTAGTTGCACTACTTATTCCACCTGCCGCTATGGGAGCTACAGACAAAACTGTGAGCAGTGTCACAGGACTATAAGCAGCTCTTCCATCTTCTCCCGCAgtgccctcagtatctgcaatgGCAGCCCCAGGATTCCCTTTAGTAGCAGTCGCTTCTCTCTGGGCCGCCTCTATGGCTCACGGCGTAGCTGCCTTTGGCAGAGTCGGAGTGGGAGCCTCAATGAGCAGAGCTGTCCAACTGAACAGACCCGCTTGTCCAGTCAAGTcactgtggaggaggaggatcccCCTCCTTATCAGGATGCGCTCTATTTCCCTGTCCTCATTGTGCATCGAAATGAGGGCTGCCTCAACCACGACCACCGGCATCTCCATCGGAATGGGTCCTGTGTGGAGACCTCACTGTGA